The genomic region TCCAGCAGGGCCTCCAGGCGGAACGGCAGGACCAGCGGCGAGCCGGGACCTGCCTGCAGGTAGGGCACCAGGAGCTGGAATTCGACAGCCACGGCGTGCGCACCGCGGCGCAGTCCGCGCTTACCGGCCAGGACGAGCCTGTCCTGCACGAACCACCAGCCGGACTCGGCCTGCAGCGAATCCGCCGGCACACTGCGGGCCCCCAGCACCACCGTCAACTCCGCGAGCGGCACCCGGACACCTTCGATCTCAACCGCAAGGCCGGCCAGGCTGGACAAGGGCATCGAGCGGATCCAGGGAAGGCCCACCCTAAGCTCAAAGCCCCCGGGCGTGGCCGTCAGCGCATCTTCTCGCAAAGCGGTTTGCAACATGGCTCCCGTCCTTTATCCTAAAAGTGACATAAGTTTGTCATTAACAAGCATAATTGGGAAGGCACTCTATGGCTCCCGAAATACCAGACAACTGGACCCTCTGCGCCAGCTCCTTCAACTGGACCCCGGAGATCACGGCAGCACGGCGAACGGGCCAAGACATCGTCACTGGCATCGCGGACTCCGTGGTGAAGACAATAGAGCTCGAGCCGGGACTGCTGTGGCGGACCTTCCCCGCTCCGCAGGACGCCGAGGTGGATGAACTGCGGGATTCGCTGGCCGCAAGAGGGGGACGCGTCAGCATCGTTGGCGCCAGCCTGGACGACTTCACATCACCAACCGGCCGCCGCTCGCTGCAGGAGCGCCTGGACTTCCTGGCCCCCCAGCTCCACGCCGCGCATCGGGTGGGAGCGAGCGGAGTCCGGTTGCCGGCCGGACAGGCGGGCACGGAATTGCTGACACTGCTGCTGCCGCTGCTGCACGAGTTCGACCTGGTGCTGTACGAAGAGATCCAAGGGCAGCAGACCCCGCGGAACCCCGCCGTGGCTCCAGCACTGGATGCGATAGCCGGGCTGGCAGATGACCATGTGCGGGTGCTCGTGGATATCAGCATGCTGATGCCTGCCCTTCCCGTAACCTACCTTGAAGAGCTGCGGCGCGGAGGCGTCCCCGCGGAACTTCTGGTGCGCCTGGAAAATGACTGGCGGGACCCAGCCACGCTCGACTCCGTCACGGCCCTGCTCCGCTCAGGGAAGGTTCCGCCGCGCATCCATACCCTCTTCATGAACCTGCTCATCCGTTTCGGCCGCAGCGATGCCGCAGACCTTCAGAGCATTATTCCGCTGGTGGGTGGCTTCCATCTGAAGTTCTGGGACCTGGACGACGACGGCGGCCGGGTTTCGCAGCCGCTGCGGGATCTAGGCAGCCTGCTCGCCGGGAACGGTTTCAGAGGCACTCTGACCAGCGAATGGGGCGGCCACGAGTGGCTGCAGGATGATCCCACCGAGATCACGCGGCGGCATCTGGCGCTGGCAGGGGCGGCACTGGCCGCCGGCACCGGGGTCTGAGCAAACACAAGAACAAAGGCTGATACAAAAGAACGGCCGGCCCTGGAGCTTCCGGGGCCGGCCGTTCTTTCCTGCTGTGCTATTTGGCTAGTTGATGCTGAACGCGGCATCGAAAGCCGCCGCTGAGGGTTCGTAGCTGGAGAGCCGGCGGACGAACGCCAGCGCCTCCGGGGCGCCCTCCAGCCGGTCCATGCCGGCGTCCTCCCACTCCACGGACAGCGGGCCGCGGTAATCGATGGCATTGAGCATCCGGAACGCATCTTCCCACGGCACGTCGCCATGGCCCGTGGAGATGAAGTCCCAGCCGCGCCGGGGGTCAGCCCAGGGCAAGTGGGATGATAGGCGGCCGTTGCGGCCGTTGGCCAGCCGCTTCTTCGTGTCCTTGCAGTGCACGTGGTAGATGCGGTCCTTGAAGTCCCACAGGAAGCCCACCGGGTCAATGTCTTGCCACACCATGTGGCTCGGGTCCCAGTTCAGGCCAAAGGCGTCCCGGTGCCCGATCGCTTCCAGGGTGCGCTGCGTTGTCCAGTAGTCGTAGGCGATCTCCGACGGGTGCACCTCGTGGGCGAACCGGACTCCACACTCGTCAAAGACGTCCAGGATGGGGTTCCACCGGTCCGCAAAATCCTGGTAGCCGGCGTCGACCATCTTTTCCGAGGCAGGCGGGAACATCGCCACGTACTTCCAAATGGACGATCCCGTGAACCCGGTCACCGTCTTCACGCCGAGCTTGGCGGCGAGCCGCGCGGTGTTCTTCAGCTCCTCGGCGGCACGGCGACGGACCCCCTCAGGATCGCCGTCGCCCCACACGACGTCCGGCAGGATGCCGCGGTGCCGTTCGTCGATCGGGTCGTCACAGACAGCCTGGCCCTTGAGGTGGTTGGAGATGGTCCACACCTTGAGGCCGTGGCGTTCAAGGATGTCCACTTTGCCCTGCACATAGGCGTCGTCGTCCCAGCGCCAGGGATCCAAGTGGTCACCCCAGCAGGCGATTTCCAGTCCGTCATAGCCCCACTCGCCGGCGAGGCGGGCCACCTCCTCGAACGGCAGGTCGGCCCACTGGCCAGTAAATAGGGTAATTGGTCGTGCCACGTACTTCCCCTCCTCAGCCGGCCAGCACGGGAACGCCGGCAGCGACGCGTGTCCAGGCGGAATCATTGTCGGAACTGCGCTCGACGGCGTCGAGCACCCGCTGCACCCTTAGCCCGTCAGCGAACGACGGGTGCGGGTCGGTGCCGCCCACGATGCCTTCCACCAGGTCCTTGACCTGGTGGGAGAAACCGTGCTCGTAGCCGAGCATGTGGCCTGCGGGCCACCACGCCGAAACGTAGGGGTGCTCCGCTTCGGTGACCAGGATCTTCCGAAAACCCTGGCGGTCCGCGGGTGCCGTGCGGTCGTAAAACCGGACGCT from Arthrobacter sp. NicSoilB8 harbors:
- a CDS encoding DUF6379 domain-containing protein — translated: MLQTALREDALTATPGGFELRVGLPWIRSMPLSSLAGLAVEIEGVRVPLAELTVVLGARSVPADSLQAESGWWFVQDRLVLAGKRGLRRGAHAVAVEFQLLVPYLQAGPGSPLVLPFRLEALLDPDRAPVPSVSRDVA
- a CDS encoding restriction endonuclease subunit R — protein: MAPEIPDNWTLCASSFNWTPEITAARRTGQDIVTGIADSVVKTIELEPGLLWRTFPAPQDAEVDELRDSLAARGGRVSIVGASLDDFTSPTGRRSLQERLDFLAPQLHAAHRVGASGVRLPAGQAGTELLTLLLPLLHEFDLVLYEEIQGQQTPRNPAVAPALDAIAGLADDHVRVLVDISMLMPALPVTYLEELRRGGVPAELLVRLENDWRDPATLDSVTALLRSGKVPPRIHTLFMNLLIRFGRSDAADLQSIIPLVGGFHLKFWDLDDDGGRVSQPLRDLGSLLAGNGFRGTLTSEWGGHEWLQDDPTEITRRHLALAGAALAAGTGV
- a CDS encoding sugar phosphate isomerase/epimerase family protein, with the protein product MARPITLFTGQWADLPFEEVARLAGEWGYDGLEIACWGDHLDPWRWDDDAYVQGKVDILERHGLKVWTISNHLKGQAVCDDPIDERHRGILPDVVWGDGDPEGVRRRAAEELKNTARLAAKLGVKTVTGFTGSSIWKYVAMFPPASEKMVDAGYQDFADRWNPILDVFDECGVRFAHEVHPSEIAYDYWTTQRTLEAIGHRDAFGLNWDPSHMVWQDIDPVGFLWDFKDRIYHVHCKDTKKRLANGRNGRLSSHLPWADPRRGWDFISTGHGDVPWEDAFRMLNAIDYRGPLSVEWEDAGMDRLEGAPEALAFVRRLSSYEPSAAAFDAAFSIN